The sequence TTTgacatcaaaataaatttcatgtttTCAGCCGACTGACCTACATTTCTGACCTTATTAAATGAAAACTGTAAGATATGCTTATTTGCTTGTGTCAATTTTCGGCCAAACAATACTCAGGCAAGGAGTCACAAACCTGTATCAAAAAGTATTTCAGTAGGAAATCTTATATTTCCAATGGCATCTATaattaaaactcaataaaataggacaaataataaaacttattcCGGAAGTTGAGCTCAAAGAAATATTATGAATCCATGAAGTGAACACGATAAATCTTTCAGATCGCAGTGCAAAATTTCatcatagtaataataaaaataataactgcATCTAGCGTGGCTCGATCGTATTTAGACAGCGAGAGATATAGCCTTCTACTGTAAAAATAATGGAGAAAGCActcagaggcttgccattgccgtatattaaggtagtagtctggtaacttacacgttttttgaggccatgtttgggacatttcttcgaagggaaaataaaattcaatcggtttgattttctgatatgttattaaaggtatcagaaggtgtacaattttttttttttttttaatgttttgatactatttttgtacactgcagcaagcggcaagAAAAAGAGGTACAGCggctggccggcgtgatttcgtcacttgtggccatctgaaacagaaaaaacaaattgcttattaatcagtgtgcttgtcgttctggcgggtagtaagatcaaatgattttgacaaaaaataacaaaatggcggacttcgtaagaaaattgccttttttttaaactggaaatataaggacaaaataaattaaatctactacccgccagaactattgatgtgtagaaagacatatctaaatttcagctcaatccgttagatagaaaatttgttttcacgacggccatccggaaaaacgttgttttgaaaCGTTGAAAAAAACGTGTTTGAAGTTTTAGCAATTGATTATTTATAGAAAAACCATACTTACACTAATCATCTATCTCTGCTGCATAGAATAAACTTTCTGTTTCTTCATAGGCCGCATTCTCAGCTAGTTTATCTAACCTGCGACTCATCCGGGCAGTTTTAGAGGCACGAGCTGCATCTTTGTTCGCCTTCGAGACCCGATGTCTATTGTATAGTTCAGCGTAATCGATAgcgcgcaagtacgagccgctctcatgtatgtgctataatttcgtcaatatttcgaatttcggtctaaaatttgtacagtatattaccaatatatcgcactttcaaaatatgtaaaaaaccgaaattcgaaattttcaaaataagttaccaaCCTACTACCGTAAAGCAATATAAGCCCACAGAAGTAAATatctgatttttttattgtgaaacaATCCAATTAGTTTCGAGTATTCGGCGAAGCAAAGCCTAAGTTTCACTTtcagcgcacacacacacatacgcgtaAATATCTTCTGCAGTGTAGAATTAAGTTAAAATACCAATGAATGTAAATTACCACCACGGAAAGTTAGAGCGCTACAAACAAATGCACAAATACCAATGTTCAATTGCAGAAGTCAGAACGAGCCTACCAAAGGCATTCGTGTGCGCACATGCCAAAGTCAGACTCAGCACCAATACTAGAACAATAACCAAAAGCCAAGTGAGGTCAAGCCCATACCAGTTAGCTATTTGCATAGCTCAAACAAGTGAGCAAATCTCTATTGTTTCAGGTGTGCGATGCAGTGCGGTGTGCTGCAGTGGAATTCCAATGCTATGCTGTTCCAATTGCTGGCTGTAGTAGCAATAAACGAACAGTTGTACACCCGTTTGAGCGCTAACAAATTGTGTTCGAATGCCAGACATAGCAACATTTTCAGCATTGACCGAAAAAAGGAATTAACACACATTTGTTAACACACAAAGATATCTTTgttaatatgtttgtatgtatgtacctatgtatgtatgtttctatgtaggtatgtattgtatgtacttACATGAACTTACAAAGCAATGCTTAAATATTTATCAGCACTGTGATTACTGAAGGTTGGCGCTGATATGTAGTTAACACCACCACAACTCAAGCCGCGCGCTGTGGCGGTCTTACACACGCACAtaaacatgtatatgtatactagggcgggtcgactTGTATGTAATGATTTTCATCGATTGTGTTCCGGACAGATTCAGATTCTGTAtattattataagaaaaaaattccattagAGTCCTCTTAAAAGTAGATTTCGAGACCTCATAATTTTAAGGGACGCTGCGTTTTTTagttaatatgcaaataaagagagagttttgtttatgaaaaaagaaagtagaaaaataCGCCTCATGTTAAAAGGAGGAAATACCTTAAACCAATAATTCGTAAATACTTCGTTTAATGTAACAAACAAAATGAataattcgataaaaaattaaaaagtaataaatattttgttaattttagtttgatttacatgtaaaaaaagttaaaagcagTCAATTTTCCTgcaacattattaaaaaaatacaatacaagtaATTTACATTGTAGCACCACCCTAGGATTCGATAAACGAAAAATTTCCATCGAAAATTAATTCTTCGTACCAAAATATTATTGAGTgtaactttgaaataaaaaaaaaataacatttatagTGCTGAAGTAAATATTAATCTTCGCATGCATTTAAAATACGTTATTGTTTTAATTCGGGGGctcgaaataaatttaagataCACGctattttacgatttttttcctaattttagaATCTGAATCTACTTGAacaatgtcgaaaaaaaattgacccCCCCTAATATGTGCCCACACGACTAAGTGCTATGTAATATGTAAGTACGCAAGCAGCTCCACATAATTACGTAAATGCTGTTGCAACCGCAAAACAACGCCAAATGCCACACCCGGCCATTGTCCACCCGGTACAGCGCAGCGCTGCTCCGTTCTCTACCGTTTATGGCATTTCGCAACCACAATTCAGAACTGCCAGAGTCATTGCCAACACCATCACTCGACCATCATGCATGTTAACGTGCAAATGCTGCGAAGCTCAAGCTgaattcggaattaaattccaCAGCGTAACACGCGCGTACAAGCGCATACCGGCCTCCAGAGCAAAGCATACGTACTTACATGCGCACCCTCACATTCCAAGCTGTCAGAGCACTCAATCacccacacacgcacacacacaacgATTAACTTTGTTATCCTTTCAGTAACAATGCatttatttcaatgaaaataccATCGGTTGTCATTCCATAGCAGTTATGCTGCTCAATGTGCGTGCATCCCGTCAACGCGCAATCAACAAATTCACCATTAATGTATGCGCCGACGTCGCCAAATACGTTGCCACGGCTGTACTACTGCTTCTGCCGCTGTCGGCTCCGCTGCTACCGCGAAAGCGTTCTTTCCCAAAGTGGCCAAGGCATCAGCATGCTGTCGTCGACGCCACCGCTGCTGTTGCTTGTGACGCCGCCGCCTTTGCCACTGTCTGCGTTGCACGAAAGGCGCTTGTGATTCTGTGTCGAAGTAGAAATCGCCATGACTGCGTCGTTGCGAATGGATGCCGAAACGCCCGCGATGGTTTTGCGCGCACTGACCAAGTGCAAACTTCTCATAGCTGCTGCAATGGTAACCGACGAACGGAAATGCCGGATTCATGGATTGCTTGAAAAACACAGCCGATGAGCTGTGGCTGCACGCCACCGCATCTGTGTGAACGGAAAGAAGGGAGAAGaaacaaatgaatttttaaatagtAGACTGTCAATGCGCTGCACGTGGAATTCAAATTGTGCCTGCCCGACAGGCACACAAATACACACTTACTGTTTTGTATATTTGAAACTAAAACTTGACAATGTCGTTGCGGTGCCTTCCCACCATTTGGATAAAAGTCTGCATGCCCCGATTTAATGCTGGTGCCCAATGTGCCGCCAGATGTGTGTAATACTTGTACGAATTGTGCGTCAGTGCGATCTAGACGAAAATCCGGTGATACCGCAGCGGGCAATGTGAAGAGCGGCCCCGCAGGATCAAGGCCAATGATTTGTTCAACTTCGCCATTGAGAATAGCGCCAGCATAGCCAGCTGCATGCGCACCCAAACTGTAACCGGCCAATGTGACGTTACGACGCGTGAAACGGTTTGGACGTAAATTCTCCATGGACATAATAATGCCAGCTACGGTGAGACCAACGTCGAATATCGACATTGAAACGGTCTTGTAGTCCCCCTGCGACAGATTACCCCAATCGACAACGCAAACGCTATAATTTGGATCGAAATGAGTCCAGActatttcaaaaagaaaacaaaaagttagcCTAGCATGGATATTTAAATTGgtgagaaaaataatatttttttggtttacatTTTAACATATCCTGTACCCATTCCTTGCTGCCTTCGTCGTTCCAGCCATGCAGGAATAGTGCCAACTTTCTGCGCGGATCCAGACGATGAAAGCCACGCATATCACCCAATTGTAGCTCAAAGTGAGCCTCATCTCCCAAATTCATATTCGACCtgcaaaataaatactttataaGATTACTACAACACGAAGTAGGTGTGGTGAAAAGAACTTATTATTTGAATGGTGTGGTGGCATATACTCGTAAAGTATTCCattgcttaaaaaattttgtattactaCATGAACACTAAACAGCACAAATACTACtacttgaacaaaaagttatttcatataataaaaaaaattattaaaatagtttctagcgcgctcctgtacctcaaacttgaACTCATTTGTCTCGAAACCATTTTGttcggtctggtgttgtcaaaaaaaaaaaaaaaaaactattgaacCGAATCGTCTAAAATTTTGATATGTTTTTCACAACACCAATGGCTATAGCCCGTACTAGAATcctagttttattttaattatttcttattttttttgattaaagaactaaagaaaaaaccgatttttgtcaatagagtgtcaaattcaaaaccgcgccattttatcaatttattttttttacagtacggaacatagctacagtcatactgttTAATAATtagtttggtttttgtatttcagaTACATAggagagccaaaatggacaacaccaaccaggtccaatttttcggaagGTTGACCCTTCagtgccatttttaaaattattaaaattaaaaaaaacaattttgttaatttttgtatgcataaaagaaattatacaaaaagcctaacaaatttaaataccgtgtttcattttttattacaatacaaaTTCTTGAAAATACGAGCTCTGATATTCGAGCTCTAAACCACCGGGACCCCATAAATATGCATTGGGGCAAAAGAAATCCTctgtttttgtgtaaaatattgGTTAGTATAAAACTATTTCATGGTCAAACTTCAGCTCCTCGGCGAAGCTACGACTAATAATATGCCGGTGAACTTCAATTACAGGGTgggtcatatagcgtttgctttttgaaccacctatttttttgagaatggtaaaacaaacgacatgtcaaatgtggtcttaatttacttaaaggtttgacatttacgagaTGGGACGGTATACGCTTGAAcataattgggaaatattgaaaacctatttccaaagtggtgagtcttcttcttcttccgcggttacagtaaatggcgagcgttaccgtgacatgctcaacgagttgtttccaaaaattgaaggggatgacatggacgacatttggtttgaacaggacggtgcaacttatcacactgccaaagttatactcgaacttttggctaccgtctttgaaaaccgaataatcagccgaaattccgatatcaattggccgcctcggagctgtgatttaagcccgttggactattttttgtggggagccgttaaggacaaatgctatgcgaaccatccagagacgaggctttaaaacacgaaatcgaagttgccattcatgaaattgaagcccaaacaatcgaaaatgtgcttaaaatttgggttgatcgaatggcctactgtaaagccagtcgtggcagtcagtACGGTCTTCGGGTCATTTTTGAcccatttcaggaaaaaaattaagttttttcaagaaccaaattttttcaggacTTGATGTTTCgtgactttttctaatttattatattttatataattagcgtaaaattaaaaaaaaaaaatttaggctcTGTCGCgtagaaatttttatacatctaCGACCctcgggtcaaatttgacccaacGTATAAATCAGAcgttatttgaattaaatttatttgctaataGCAAATTTTCGGCTCAGCGGTTGCATTGTATTATTTAATCTGCTTTTATTGAGTTCAcagtaaacataaatttaaaagcacGTGCTTTGTTTGGTTATTCTACTATGTATTTCGTAACGATGAGTGATAGTGAAAGTGAATTCTGTTTGGCCGCGTTTTCGGATGATGAGGAATCATGTTCTGAATTCGAAGATCATGTTGAGGTTGCAGATTCTTCCGACAGTGATTTTAGTGATGACGAAAATTCTCTTGTGCCTTCTGAAATGATGTCGCCAAAAAATGgtcaaataaacttttcaaaaaccccTCTTGTAACAAGTGCCGGAAGAGCTTCAAGAGAAAATATTATCAGCTTGGTTCCTGGACTAACGCGTTACTCGTGCTCATGAATTAccgaaaaagaaatttctagctttgaactattttttccacCTCCTTTGATACGTACGATATTGACCTACACAAACATTGAGGGAAAACGAATATACGGTGAAGAATGGCTGAATATTGAAAACatcgaactatttgcatttattggatTGCTAATATTAGCTGACGTTTTTCGATCAAATAACGAAAACTGTGAAAGTCTTTGGAACCCTGAAACCGGAAGACCAATATTCGCTACAACTATGCCTTTGAAGACTTTCAAAGAAATATCGAGAGTGATTAGGTTCGACAACAGAGAAACTCGAAGTGAACGAAGATCGTAGGATAAATTTGCTCCTATACGTGATTTGTGGAATTAAAGGGTTGAGATATTATCTAAGCTTTACAATCCAACGGAAAACGGTACCATCGATGAACAATTAGAAGCTTTCAGAGGAAGATGTCCATTCCGCAAGTACATGCCAGCAAAGCCTGCAAAGCATGGAATCAAATTTTGGGTACTTTGTGATTCAACAACGAGCTATGTTTAGAACATCCAACCTGGCAAGGCAATCGAAAGAACCCCcgaaaaaaaatcaaggcaTGCGTGTTGTTCTTGATTTGATTGAAGGGCTAAAAGGACAAAACCTCAcaaccgacaattttttcacgtcttatcaattggcacaaaaattattgaagaaacGTATTACGATAGTAGGAACAATACGCAAAAACAAGCCCGAACTACCACCAGACTTAGTGAACATAAAAAGAAGACCACTAAATTCATCAATCTTCGCTTTTACCGAACAAACAACTCTCgtttcgtacatacatacctaagaAGAATAGAGCTGTGATTCTACTTAGCACTCTACACCATGattcaaaaattagtaatcgtcGGGATAAAAAGCCAGAAATAATACTGGACTACAATAAATGTAAAGGTGGTGTAGACACATTGGACAAAGCTGTAAGCGGTTACACTTGCAAACGAATGACAAAACGGTGGCCTCAAGTAGTGTTTAGTAACATAATCGACATTTCAGCTTATAACGCTTTCGTTTTATTCAAATCCGCCAACCATACCTGGAAAGAGGTCTGTCTTACAAAGCGCCGTTTTTACTTGGAAAACCTTGGTATGCAGCTCGAAACACCCTATATAAAAAAGCGACAAACTTCACCACGAGCACATTTTTCActtgaaattgccaaaaaaatacgaaaggaTTCTCAACTGGATGCACAACCATCATCATCAGGTCAATTTGGAAACACgtcggaaaagaaaataactaaaagaaGTCGATGTCAACTAtgcccaaaaactgataacaaaacaggATTAGTTTGCgacatttgtaataattatatatgtaaacaaCATTCTAAAACTATTACTTTGTGTACAAACtgtctgaaataatttatttcttttttccttcattattaaatacactttttatttaaagttttcgttattcatgaatatctttttgttaaagtttgtattattcacataaaaattaaataaaaattttcataaatatattaataaaaaaatatgataatggaataaatatatttggattttcatttttatttaagatacccatttaatggaaaaaaacctaacagtaaaaataatcaaaaaccaagtataaaccttgaaaatatagtattgggtcaaatttgacccgaaGTCCGTCCGCGTCAGTTAATTTGAAGACCGTAGGAAGGTTAACTACGAGTATTACAATATCGCTACCATAAGcaacattcacaatttcagcgacctggcttgcattttcgtgtttatcaagaattttttctttgttgactgccattgttaacaccctgtaactgaTAACTGAatgaaacaagcaaaaaacaacaaaagattttttttagagtgaaatgtcaccttgacagcgagcataaaatttaaattgtctGATCTATATTTTACGTGATATCAATCACTATagtcatctaccgagaaaataatgaatttctttttccccaaactaatgcAAAAGCACCTTAAACAGCGACAAACAATACCTTCACTCTCAACGTTATAATTATTTCAACAAGTGTGCGACATTATTTTTCCCCCCCCAAATAATTGCTTTTCTCGTTTtaaagtttaattatttttcaatttcaagattgaattttttgattgaaaaaacatagtaagtaaaaataaagtaaaaacggGGCAAGCTAATGACAACGTGGATACTTGCCAAATAAATATagcgaaatattatattttataaataactagcgtaccctcgcccgcttcgctaggcgataaattcaatgatttgctgaaagagaatacaattaacacgaagcaaagcaaattatttgataaaatttcattcgaactttattgtaacactttttggtatacatcgtttttggtttttccatctttcgcgtaaatgaataatgacgatggtttgcctactcgtgagcagctacatacatacaattgaccatgagaaaaaattgggaattctaaattaataccgcacatttgtagagactgtccttgcgctttattaattgtcatagcgaaggcaaggcgaatagggaactgcaaacgtttgaaatcgaatggtaaatccgccggaatcagtggaattctgagtatcaaaacgtcttctccttggtacttccctttcaaaattgttgcttcgataacgttacccattagcttcttcacagcgagtctggtaccgttgcaaagtcgggcacattaatgttgcgcagcataataatcggtgctccaatttttaatcgtaaattatgaggtggtaggcctggcaaatcgaatgagtttaagaattcagttggataatttacgacatcatcttgatcagtaatagtgcccattgacttacttatatgcaactatgtcaccaggtatttgatctaaaatagctgcatttatatcattgacgtccttatttttcccagctaaaattgctctttcgcagagccaatcatggtttttgtaatgttggactatgtttggaaatacactctgcatcaatgcctctttagactgtgcaaaagtgcagaaattgttaggcaatgtaatcattcctgttggatcgacagacatttggccatttccgattttcagtaattggtgtaaaaattcagctgctgacggatcgctttgtagttgaacacgtacgtttgtagcaagtgtaagcgtgtttacatgtctccataaatacgatgattttaagcatgcattgatttcatctgcagccgtagattttgggatcacaggtaatgtttgcctgaagtctccagccaataaaatcatggcacctccaaagactgtttggcttcctagtagatctttcaaagttctatcaagtgcttccaatggtttcttgtgtgccatagtacactcgccccatacgatgagcttacatactttaagaacttttgcctttccagatgttttcgaaatattacatgttggtgtttcatttacctgcatattcaaaggcaactttaatgcagaatgtgctgtgcgaccgccttccagtaatgtagccgcaattccggaagaagcgagtgccaatggtcaaaaagaaaaacaatccaccagttccatggctaacattattcatgattgtatcataaacatgttgctgttggtcattcaatttcgttaaatttgatgttGCAAATGTGTTCAGTTCATTACAATCATAATGGCATTCACGCTCCAGTTCTCGATTGAGAACTTCGGATTGTGTTTTCGTGATGAACAATTTCCGTCTTTGACTCGTTGTTCGTTGAATGTTCGTTGAACAATCACATTGTCCTCATAGATCCGAATTCCCATGTCTTCAAACACGCTCATATCGTTGGAGTTATCTGAATTTTGTGTATTCATGTGTTCATCCCCTTCGGTAAATAAATCCagaactttatttaaatctgcCAATATGCTTCTCACAAATCAGTAGTTTGGCGTTCGTGTATGTGTACTGAAGCATTTCTCTTCATAAAGAGCGTACAAACCTctgtgtttatgtttactctccgtcgaaaaaaatttgaaacttagcAAGCTTGTCGCatttcacaataacgaaaaattcgtatatttattcaaaaaaagttgtacacataaaacgAATGTTAATTCGAAACTTAATCTAATCGAGCAAGTTCTGCggcaattttcactaaaaacacaatttgtacaaaagttttgattttttcttttttttatatgaagaaaatatttttttcccccatttattttatacatctgtccattgacattaagtatgttgtttaacaatttggtcaggaCTTAAACattaggaaaatattaaaaaaaaattgctttttgctaaaaaccttcccctagtggatccctataatatgaaaaaagaacgaataaaattggcctcgtatcggcctaaaaatatgcgtacaaacgaacatcatttcatttttatatatagattTCACCTTCTTTAATACACTTAGCTGTGTACCAATCAAACAATcaacaaatcataaaaatggtaGCGTATGTTTGCAGTAGCAGTTGCCGCTCAACAGACAGTGCGAAAAAACACGATACGCACAAATGATGCGCATAGTTGAAGCTCATTACATTCTTAACCTCTCTCAATATGTGTGTAGGTCTCAAACTATTACTATTACTACTAACGctcttttgctttctttttcggctaattttagtttattaaaaaaaaaaaacatatctcgatgcttgtttttggcatattTTCGTATGAAATTTATCTCGCACGCACTTTGGAGAATATAaacttatgcaaatattttatctTTCACATGCGCGCTTTTATAGAAACACATAATTAGCAACAGAAAACTCAATGTGTAAACcagataaatatattatatacgagtatgtccgTATGTAAATAGCCTACATACAGTGTACGACACTCAAAGACGATCCCGTGATTTGGTGCTGCCCGATTCAAGCTGGTGCGCAGCATTGTTTCCTGAATGTAACGCATCGAACTCATGAACGCTTTCCATTTGTGCATGTGATGGGACAAAAATGTGG comes from Anastrepha ludens isolate Willacy chromosome 3, idAnaLude1.1, whole genome shotgun sequence and encodes:
- the LOC128856550 gene encoding pancreatic lipase-related protein 2; this encodes MQSTRYLIFLFGGLLFLTLPQIYGTTFLSHHMHKWKAFMSSMRYIQETMLRTSLNRAAPNHGIVFECRTLSNMNLGDEAHFELQLGDMRGFHRLDPRRKLALFLHGWNDEGSKEWVQDMLKFWTHFDPNYSVCVVDWGNLSQGDYKTVSMSIFDVGLTVAGIIMSMENLRPNRFTRRNVTLAGYSLGAHAAGYAGAILNGEVEQIIGLDPAGPLFTLPAAVSPDFRLDRTDAQFVQVLHTSGGTLGTSIKSGHADFYPNGGKAPQRHCQVLVSNIQNNAVACSHSSSAVFFKQSMNPAFPFVGYHCSSYEKFALGQCAQNHRGRFGIHSQRRSHGDFYFDTESQAPFVQRRQWQRRRRHKQQQRWRRRQHADALATLGKNAFAVAAEPTAAEAVVQPWQRIWRRRRIH